GGAGATTCCCGCACCGTTATCGCGGATCCGGATGCCCCCTATTTCGGGACCAAACTGGAAGACGGTTCACTCGTTTCGGACAATCAGCCTCGCATCGGCCGCATCGGTTTCGATGATTGGTTTGCGACAGCACCCAGAAAATAACGACTTGCATATGGGCCGCCTCAGAGGCGGACCCGCGCCTCAGTCACGAAAGGACGATAGACATGATCAAGTCATTGTATTTTGCCGTTGCGTTGACGGCTCTCCTATCAGGTTCGGCTCTTGCACATGATACGCCGGGCGGCGGCGAGGGCGCGAAGGTTACGCTGGTCTATGAGCATGAACTGCCGAACGTTCCAGGCAAGAGCATGAAGGGCGTTCTCGTCGAATATGCTCCCGGCGGGTTCTCGGAGGGCCATACGCATCCAGCCTCCGCCTTCATTTATGCGACCGTCCTCGAAGGCGCGATCCGCAGTCAGGTCAATGATGGCCCCGTTACAGTGTATAAGGCCGGTGAAAGCTTTTCGGAATTGCCGGGCGATCGCCACGGTGTCAGCGAAAACGCCAGCAAGACCAAACCGGCAAGGCTGCTTGCAGTCTTCGTCGTCGATAGCGCCCAGCAAGAACTGACATTCCCGATCAAGAAATAGGCTATCAGGCCGGGCCTGCAGTACCGGTGCCCGGCCGCTCTTTGACGCAACCATAATCGGTGATTCCTGCCATGTTTGGTGATGACAATTTCGTGCCGCTTGTTCTGGTCAACCTTCTGGGAATTGCCGGCATCGTCGTGTGGCACATCCAGGGCGGCAACCGTCCGACGGGCCGCTTGATCGTCCAGATCCTGTTCTTTACCGGCATGAGCCTCGTGCTCTATATGGCGCGCATCGCTCCGCACCAACCCGACGGTATCTATACGCAGGGTTTTGGCGCGCTGCTTTCCAAATCGGCCAGAATCCTGTGGTGGACCCATCTCGCCTGGACGATCATCGGCTTCATCCAGATCTACGTCAGATTGAACCGCAAGCCACGGGAAGCACATCTCATCCAGGATATGGCCATTGCGGTCATCTATCTAGGCGTGGCGCTTTCCGTCGTCGGTTTCGTCTTCGGCATGCCGGTCGGCACCTTGGTTGCGACCTCGGGCGTCATAGCCGTCATCTTCGGTCTTGCGTTACAGAACACGCTCGGTGATGTCTTTTCCGGCATCGCGCTGACACTCGGCAGGGCCTATGCATTAGGCGACTGGGTACAGTTGACCGACGGCACTGAGGGCCGCGTCATCGAAACGAACTGGCGCTCCACCAACCTGCTGACCGTTACGCACAATGTCGTCGTGCTACCGAACAGCATCCTGGCAAAGCAGGGCGTGACAAATCTCAGCCGCCCTGACGAGACCCACCAGATCACGTTGCGTGCGCGCATCGCTGCAACGCAAAGACCACGCCTTGTCGAGGAAGTCATGCGGTCTGTGCTGCAAGCCAGCGTCCTAATCATCAAGGACCCGCCGCCGGTCGTTGCCATCAAAGCCATCGACGCGATTGCGATCGAAGTCGAGCTGCAGTTTCGCGTCGACAGCGTCGCCATCCGAACGCCCGCCAAGAACGAGATCGTCGACTTGCTTCATGACCAATGCGGAGCAAGTGGGCTTTCGTTGGCCATGCCTGCCGAAGGCCTCGCTTTCGTACCGGCACTGATCGGCAACCAATACCCTGCAGTGAGTAACGACACGCATTCATCCCGGCCGGTCTAGGATACCGTCTCATAAGATCGTAGCCAGATATGATTGAGGCGAGCTGGACGGATGCGAAAAAATCGCGCATTTGCCGTATCTAGTTGCGATGGCAATTAAGAATTTGAACATTTCGAAAATCATTCATCAGGTTGCGTTATTCATAAGACCGCGAGCTGAAGATCGCCCTGATGTCCGGTGGCTGCCGCGGCAAAGCGAGGGCCGCGAACCGATAACAGACGCTTTATGGATGCGATGTTCTGGACGGCCGTTCGGGTGCGCGCAGACGCGACCTCCCAGAGCGATTGGCGATTGTCACACGGTCAAGCGGCACCACTGTTGACTGGGTGGAGCGGGGCGTGCTGCAGGACCCCTTTGACAGCCTCAGCTATGATGGTGATTTCGAATGGTTGTGCGTGAATGCCACAATCATTCGCACTCATCAGCATGCCAGGCGCATGCAGGCAAAAGGGCCTGATGCCGAAGGTCTGGGACCGTTTCAAGGCAGGCTCAGGCACCAAGCTCCATGTCGCGACCGACCGGAACCGATCGATGAATTGACGGCACGCGTCACGAGCACGCCGGAATATGGCAAGCTGCGCTCTTGCAGAGAGCGCAGCTCGTGTCGTGATGCGATCAGAGGTCCGTCACACGCTCCGGATCGGCGGAAGCCAGCGCAGCGGCGCGCTCGGGCTGCGGCGGATAGATCCAGACGGTGTTGATTTCCTGCTTGGTCGCCTTTGCTTTCTCGCCGACCATCTCCACTTTGCGATCCCAGCCTCGGGTAAAGAGGGCTCCGGCATCGCCAAGGTCAAGGCAGGTGACATAGGCTTCCTGATGATATTGCCGTGCCTGCACGCCCAGCAGTTCAGCGGCGG
This Rhizobium sullae DNA region includes the following protein-coding sequences:
- a CDS encoding cupin domain-containing protein, which codes for MIKSLYFAVALTALLSGSALAHDTPGGGEGAKVTLVYEHELPNVPGKSMKGVLVEYAPGGFSEGHTHPASAFIYATVLEGAIRSQVNDGPVTVYKAGESFSELPGDRHGVSENASKTKPARLLAVFVVDSAQQELTFPIKK
- a CDS encoding mechanosensitive ion channel family protein, whose translation is MFGDDNFVPLVLVNLLGIAGIVVWHIQGGNRPTGRLIVQILFFTGMSLVLYMARIAPHQPDGIYTQGFGALLSKSARILWWTHLAWTIIGFIQIYVRLNRKPREAHLIQDMAIAVIYLGVALSVVGFVFGMPVGTLVATSGVIAVIFGLALQNTLGDVFSGIALTLGRAYALGDWVQLTDGTEGRVIETNWRSTNLLTVTHNVVVLPNSILAKQGVTNLSRPDETHQITLRARIAATQRPRLVEEVMRSVLQASVLIIKDPPPVVAIKAIDAIAIEVELQFRVDSVAIRTPAKNEIVDLLHDQCGASGLSLAMPAEGLAFVPALIGNQYPAVSNDTHSSRPV